In a genomic window of Candidatus Eisenbacteria bacterium:
- a CDS encoding DUF4381 family protein: MRPAARIKLGLALAFVVLTAAAVAHAQAPQVRVILRPPMARLGERVAYRVEVIGGVNPWGKVTWFAPDSATAFTWGEPREGFKKGREREAARFGIGARTGRIKEGTSDTSWVEIPLQVFELGVVSIPGIGFRYPPMTGVTGGQEVTARAPTTRLVVIPVLTAADSNATLRPLHGPLAAPWWERVPWLWVAAVALVIALIALWLRARRRRKPVDGAAPARIPLSPAAEAMAALAELRQLELPRQERFAEHSFRLGQILRRFLEATVATTHPGDTTPELVRHLAEAGLSDEDQKRLAGLLRVWDRVKFARDPFTHDEAIRAESAVEAYVRRAAGHASEEAA; this comes from the coding sequence ATGCGACCCGCGGCACGGATCAAGCTCGGCCTGGCGCTGGCGTTCGTCGTGCTGACCGCCGCCGCCGTCGCGCACGCGCAAGCTCCCCAGGTTCGCGTCATCCTGCGTCCGCCCATGGCCCGGCTCGGCGAGCGGGTGGCCTATCGCGTCGAGGTGATCGGCGGCGTCAATCCCTGGGGAAAGGTGACCTGGTTCGCTCCGGACTCGGCGACGGCGTTCACCTGGGGCGAGCCGCGCGAAGGATTCAAGAAAGGCCGGGAGCGCGAGGCGGCCCGCTTCGGGATTGGCGCCCGCACAGGACGGATCAAGGAGGGCACCTCCGACACCTCGTGGGTCGAGATTCCGCTCCAGGTGTTCGAGCTCGGCGTGGTCTCGATTCCAGGGATCGGGTTCCGCTATCCGCCGATGACCGGAGTGACGGGAGGGCAAGAGGTCACCGCCCGCGCTCCCACCACGCGCCTCGTGGTCATCCCGGTGCTCACCGCGGCGGACAGCAACGCGACGCTGCGTCCTCTCCACGGCCCGCTGGCGGCGCCGTGGTGGGAGCGCGTGCCCTGGCTGTGGGTCGCGGCCGTGGCATTGGTGATCGCGTTGATCGCGCTATGGCTCAGGGCTCGCCGCCGCAGGAAGCCGGTGGACGGTGCGGCGCCGGCGCGCATTCCGCTGTCCCCCGCTGCCGAAGCGATGGCCGCGCTCGCGGAGCTGCGCCAGCTCGAGCTGCCGCGGCAGGAGCGCTTTGCCGAGCACTCGTTCCGTCTCGGACAGATCCTGCGGCGATTCCTCGAGGCCACGGTCGCCACCACGCACCCGGGCGACACCACGCCCGAGCTGGTCCGTCATCTGGCCGAGGCGGGACTCTCGGACGAGGATCAGAAGCGTCTGGCGGGCCTCCTTCGCGTGTGGGACCGCGTGAAGTTCGCGCGCGACCCGTTCACTCACGATGAAGCCATCCGCGCCGAGAGCGCCGTCGAAGCGTACGTCCGGCGGGCCGCGGGCCACGCCAGCGAGGAGGCTGCCTGA
- a CDS encoding VWA domain-containing protein, with product MRWDTPWLLLLLLAVPWLVWRVRRPAARRPALEWVRTTGAWAQSRGALLVRSIALLPWLVLLTALVALARPQQGIRQTETETRGVDIVLAIDLSPSMRAEDFRPRNRLFVAKQTAREFVKQRDHDRVGLVAFAGTSFTVCPLTLDHDVLLELLDGLDFGLVEDGTAIGMGLATAVARLRESRTPSKVVILLTDGQNNRGAIDPLTGAELARAFGIKVYTVLAGRGGVVPVPVDDPLMGRRVEMVRMEVDETTMRQIAERTGGRFYRATDPRALEAIYAEIDRLERAPIRSVDYRDYQDLGPWLLGWAAVALAFHALSASTWAMRLP from the coding sequence ATGCGCTGGGACACTCCATGGCTCTTGCTGCTTCTGCTCGCGGTGCCGTGGCTCGTGTGGCGCGTGCGCCGGCCCGCGGCGCGGCGTCCCGCCCTGGAGTGGGTGCGCACCACGGGTGCGTGGGCGCAGAGCCGCGGAGCGCTGCTGGTGAGATCGATCGCGCTGCTTCCGTGGCTCGTCCTGCTCACGGCGCTGGTGGCGTTGGCGCGTCCCCAGCAGGGAATCCGACAGACCGAGACCGAGACCCGCGGCGTCGACATCGTCCTGGCCATCGATCTCTCGCCCAGCATGCGCGCCGAGGACTTCCGGCCGCGAAACCGGCTCTTCGTCGCCAAGCAGACGGCGCGCGAGTTCGTGAAGCAGCGCGATCACGACCGCGTGGGCCTGGTGGCGTTCGCGGGCACGTCGTTCACGGTTTGCCCGCTGACGCTCGACCACGACGTCCTGCTCGAGCTGCTCGACGGCCTCGACTTCGGCCTGGTCGAGGACGGGACGGCGATCGGCATGGGGCTGGCCACCGCGGTGGCGCGGCTCAGAGAGAGCAGGACGCCGAGCAAGGTGGTGATCCTGCTGACCGACGGACAGAACAACCGCGGAGCGATCGATCCGCTCACCGGCGCGGAGCTGGCACGCGCGTTCGGCATCAAGGTGTACACCGTGCTCGCGGGACGGGGGGGCGTGGTGCCGGTGCCGGTCGACGATCCTTTGATGGGACGAAGGGTGGAGATGGTGCGCATGGAGGTCGACGAGACCACGATGCGCCAGATCGCCGAGCGCACGGGCGGCCGCTTCTACCGCGCCACCGATCCGCGAGCCCTGGAAGCGATCTACGCCGAGATCGACCGTCTCGAGCGAGCGCCGATCCGCTCGGTCGACTACCGCGACTACCAGGACCTGGGTCCATGGCTGCTGGGCTGGGCCGCGGTCGCGCTGGCGTTCCACGCGCTCAGCGCATCCACGTGGGCGATGAGGCTGCCATGA
- a CDS encoding DUF58 domain-containing protein, translated as MQTTELLRKVRRIEIRSRHLVEDLLAGQTESVFKGRGIEFEEVRPYVPGDEVRDIDWNVTARYGQPFVKRFVEQRELTIILVVDISRSMRFGTAGAEKRELAAELCAILGFAALRNDDRVGLVLAAGKVEHVVPPARGRHHVLRILRDVLTVNPKSQGTRLGEAARFVTRTTHRRSLVFWVSDFQDRIDPRDWRVMGRRHELTALVLRDPRDEVLPGVGWVEVEDLETGERRLVNTGSRRRRERYQQEARAQWQEVEQALARSRCPLVEIRTDRSYLPVLMRYFGRRGRRRGAE; from the coding sequence ATGCAGACCACGGAGCTGCTGCGCAAGGTCCGCCGCATCGAGATCCGCAGCCGCCACCTGGTCGAGGATCTCCTCGCGGGCCAGACCGAGAGCGTCTTCAAGGGCCGCGGCATCGAATTCGAGGAAGTGCGGCCGTACGTTCCCGGCGACGAAGTCCGCGACATCGACTGGAACGTGACCGCGCGCTACGGCCAGCCCTTCGTCAAGCGCTTCGTCGAGCAGCGCGAGCTCACGATCATCCTGGTGGTCGACATCTCACGCTCGATGCGCTTCGGCACCGCGGGCGCCGAGAAGCGCGAGCTGGCCGCCGAGCTGTGCGCGATCCTCGGCTTCGCCGCGCTCCGCAACGACGATCGCGTGGGCCTCGTGCTGGCGGCCGGAAAGGTCGAGCACGTCGTGCCGCCCGCGCGCGGACGCCACCACGTGCTGCGGATCCTCCGTGACGTGCTCACCGTCAACCCCAAGAGCCAGGGCACCAGGCTCGGTGAAGCCGCGCGCTTCGTGACCCGCACCACCCACCGGCGCAGCCTGGTGTTCTGGGTCTCCGACTTCCAGGACAGGATCGACCCGCGCGACTGGCGCGTGATGGGCCGGCGCCACGAGCTGACCGCGTTGGTGCTCCGCGATCCGCGCGACGAGGTGCTTCCGGGTGTGGGCTGGGTGGAAGTGGAAGACCTCGAAACGGGCGAGCGGCGGCTGGTGAACACGGGCAGCCGGCGGCGCCGCGAGCGCTATCAGCAGGAGGCGCGCGCGCAGTGGCAGGAGGTGGAGCAGGCGCTGGCCCGAAGCCGCTGCCCGCTGGTCGAGATTCGCACCGACCGCTCCTACCTTCCGGTCCTGATGCGCTACTTCGGGCGGCGCGGTCGCCGTCGAGGCGCGGAGTGA